CGGGTCCGCCAGCACGGCCTGTGCGAGTGGCTCGTGGACGCCGACGGCGCCGCGGCGTTCGAGAAGGCGTGCCGGCGCAACGGAGGGAGCGCGTTCTCCGGAGTGCTCTGCGCGCTGGCGCTGGCCGCCGCGCGCTCCGGCGGGGCCGGTCTCGACGATTCGGAGACGTTCCGGGCGTTGCTGCTGATGCACACCCGTTCGGCCCGGCAGTGGGCGAGGTCGCTGGGCTGGTTCGTCGGGCTGGCGCCGGTGGAACTGGCGATGCCGGTGGGGCCCGGCGCGCTGGACGGCGTCGACGTGCTGGACCTGCTGCCCGGCGCGGGAACGGCGCTGCGACGGGCGAAACCGCTCTCGACGGTCCCGGTTCCGAAGGTGGCGGAGCTGCTCGGCGCCGAGCTGGTGCCGCGCTTCGTCGTGTCCTACATGGACTTGCGGGCGAGTCCCGGCGCGCAGCACTGGAACGAGTGGAACGCCAGGGCGCTGCACGCGCCCGCCAGTTCCACCGACGAGGTCTACATCTGGGTCAACCGCAGCAACGACGGCATCTACGTGACGAGCCGGTTCCCCGGAACGCATCGCGCGGACGCCGCGGTGCGCGACTACGTCGACCGGATCCGCCGGTCGGTGTGCGCGGCGGCGGCGACCGCGGACCCGGATTTCGCCGCCACCGTCGCGCCACTGTGGACGGAGAGGTCGTTCGAAGATCAGGTAGGGTCCGGCGTTCGAACTCCGGTCGGCGCGGGAACGCGGCGTTCCGGTATCGAGCACGACCCCGTGGCGAAGGGATCCCGTTCATGAGGATGAACGCACTCCGCGAGTACGAGCCCGCTGCGGGCAGGCTCGTCGAATGGCGGCCCACGGAGTCCACAATGGACTCAATCGGCGCCGCGCGCGAGCATCCCGCTCCGCCGTCGTCGTTCCAGGAGAACCACATCCGCCGCTCGCTGGCCAACGACGCGGCCGGCGCGGTGCACTCGCCGTGGCTGTCCACGGTGTTCGACCTGCCCGGCAGGATCGACGCGGACGCGATGGCGGTGGCCTGGCAGCAGTGGGTGCGCAGGCACGGCACGCTGCTGACCTGGTTCGAGGACACCGGTGACGAGCTGCGCCGCTACGCCCTCGACGCCGACGACGTCGAGTTCGCCCCGGTGGAGATCGGCGACCGCGACGGCGCGCAGATCCGGGACCACCTGC
This window of the Saccharopolyspora gloriosae genome carries:
- a CDS encoding condensation domain-containing protein, which translates into the protein MRFTEIADYGVRPGTAARWSVSPVDGARPRLDERPPSHLQQAHVRCRSEPGVVHDPSWLAICFDLDGPLDEHAWRTALLQWVDRHETLRSGLRPTPDGVRRYTWSTGGLSVTGDELGAYEDSAALSDALRELFNDNTDPTTWPSCVFATVSRADSVTACLAFDHGNVDGYSILLVAHEIHELYTAARDRRPAELAEVGSYVDFCAREREYSDGFERADEPVARWAEFLADCGGELPRFPFPPVAEPSAAPALRVRQHGLCEWLVDADGAAAFEKACRRNGGSAFSGVLCALALAAARSGGAGLDDSETFRALLLMHTRSARQWARSLGWFVGLAPVELAMPVGPGALDGVDVLDLLPGAGTALRRAKPLSTVPVPKVAELLGAELVPRFVVSYMDLRASPGAQHWNEWNARALHAPASSTDEVYIWVNRSNDGIYVTSRFPGTHRADAAVRDYVDRIRRSVCAAAATADPDFAATVAPLWTERSFEDQVGSGVRTPVGAGTRRSGIEHDPVAKGSRS